ACCCCTTTCCCTTCGTGATGCCGGCAACCCTGACTTTCTCTCCCGGCTCAAAGAGGACCACGGTCAGAATCTGACCAACGGTGTACTTCGAACTCTCCGGGGACTCCAGACGGAACTCCCTGAGGTGTTTCTGCGGAGCCACCTTGGCCTTGTCGAAGTGACCCTTGAGCGGCTTGGTGATCCTTCTGGCCTTGCGTTCCGCCTGATAGCCAATCTGGATCGCCTCGTAGCCGTCAGTGCTGACGGTCCTCCGTTGGACCACCGGACACGGACCCGCCTCGATAATGGTGACCGGAACGGCGTCCCCATTATCAGTAAACAGTTGCGTCATTCCAACTTTCTTACCAAGCAAACCGATGCCCATATCACATAACCTTTAGCGGTCAGCTCTCAGCGAGAAGCTGAA
The nucleotide sequence above comes from Candidatus Methylomirabilis tolerans. Encoded proteins:
- the rplC gene encoding 50S ribosomal protein L3, whose protein sequence is MGIGLLGKKVGMTQLFTDNGDAVPVTIIEAGPCPVVQRRTVSTDGYEAIQIGYQAERKARRITKPLKGHFDKAKVAPQKHLREFRLESPESSKYTVGQILTVVLFEPGEKVRVAGITKGKGFQGGVKRWGYRGGPETHGSMFHRAPGSIGASSFPSRVFKGHHMPGRMGTDTASVKGLKVVKVLPEQNLVLVKGAVPGPAGGLVTICKRG